The following proteins are encoded in a genomic region of Acidimicrobiales bacterium:
- the cofH gene encoding 5-amino-6-(D-ribitylamino)uracil--L-tyrosine 4-hydroxyphenyl transferase CofH: protein MSSPQLDMPLEELLAAAAARRDATFGTRITYSPKVFIPLTHLCRDRCGYCTFAQPPARVQAPYLSPDEVVAIAHAGAAVGCHEALFTLGERPEERFPVARQWLAEHGYASTVDYLVAMCALVRDETGLLPHANAGALFPDELARLREVSASQGMMLETLADVPAHRGSPDKEPARRLATLEAAGTLAIPFTTGILCGIGETRADRVEALEAIAAAHRRHGHVQEVIVQNFLPKPGTAMHNAPPCPDDEYLWSVAAARLILPPEVHLQAPPNLTDDFGRLLEAGIDDWGGVSPVTPDHVNPERPWPAIDRLRAATEARGFTLAPRLTIYPEYALAPERWLAEPLRFAVLDRSDAESLGREPGEAWYSGADVEPPTLLPSAPRAGGRVNEVLAGVLLGQEPGVDELTALFGARGPEVAAVAEVADELRARAVGDTVTWVSNRNINYTNVCTFKCKFCAFSKGPLSLNLRGTPYLLELSDITDRVVEAEERGATEVCLQGGIHPSFDGDYYLEVIKAVRAASPTIHIHGFTALEVTEGAKRLGEPLADYLRRLMDAGLKTLPGTAAEILDDEIRAVLCPDKIDTQEWLDAHRTAHSVGLRSNITIMFGSIEQPVHWARHMVRTRDLQKETGGFTEFVPLPFVHMASPIYLQRKSRRGPTFRETLLMHAVARIAYDGWVPNIQVSWVKTGATGAQQVLRAGANDLGGTLMDENISRAAGAAHGQLMDEDGFRSIVEPLGRTLEQRTTLYGRVAATA from the coding sequence ATGAGCTCGCCCCAGCTCGACATGCCGCTCGAGGAATTGCTGGCCGCCGCCGCGGCCCGGCGCGACGCCACCTTCGGCACCCGCATCACCTACTCGCCCAAGGTCTTCATCCCGCTCACCCACCTGTGCCGCGACCGCTGCGGCTACTGCACCTTCGCCCAGCCTCCCGCCCGGGTGCAGGCCCCCTACCTCTCGCCCGACGAGGTGGTGGCGATCGCCCACGCGGGTGCTGCCGTCGGCTGCCACGAGGCCTTGTTCACCCTGGGCGAACGCCCCGAGGAGCGTTTCCCGGTGGCCCGCCAGTGGCTGGCCGAGCACGGCTACGCATCCACGGTCGACTACCTCGTCGCCATGTGCGCCTTGGTCCGCGACGAGACGGGCCTCCTCCCCCACGCCAACGCGGGCGCCCTGTTCCCCGATGAACTGGCCCGGCTGCGGGAGGTGTCGGCGAGCCAGGGGATGATGCTGGAGACCCTGGCCGACGTGCCCGCCCATCGGGGCTCGCCCGACAAGGAACCTGCCCGCCGCCTCGCCACCCTGGAAGCGGCCGGCACCCTCGCCATTCCCTTCACCACCGGCATCCTCTGCGGCATCGGCGAGACCCGCGCCGACCGGGTCGAGGCGCTGGAAGCCATCGCGGCGGCCCACCGGCGCCACGGCCACGTGCAGGAGGTGATCGTCCAGAACTTCCTGCCCAAGCCCGGCACGGCCATGCACAACGCGCCGCCGTGCCCCGACGACGAGTACCTGTGGTCGGTGGCCGCCGCTCGCCTCATCCTCCCGCCCGAGGTCCACCTGCAGGCGCCGCCCAACCTGACCGACGACTTCGGCCGCCTGCTCGAAGCGGGCATCGACGACTGGGGCGGCGTCTCGCCCGTCACTCCCGACCACGTCAACCCCGAGCGCCCGTGGCCCGCCATCGACCGCCTGCGGGCAGCCACCGAAGCTCGCGGCTTCACCCTCGCCCCCCGCCTCACCATCTATCCCGAGTACGCGCTGGCCCCCGAACGGTGGCTGGCCGAGCCTCTGCGCTTCGCCGTGCTCGACCGCAGCGACGCCGAGTCACTGGGCCGCGAGCCGGGCGAGGCCTGGTACTCGGGCGCCGACGTCGAGCCGCCCACCCTGTTGCCGTCGGCGCCCCGCGCCGGCGGCCGGGTCAACGAGGTGCTGGCCGGCGTCCTGCTCGGACAGGAGCCCGGCGTCGACGAGCTCACCGCCTTGTTCGGCGCCCGTGGCCCCGAGGTGGCGGCGGTAGCCGAGGTGGCCGACGAACTGCGAGCCCGCGCCGTCGGCGACACCGTCACCTGGGTCTCGAACCGCAACATCAACTACACCAACGTCTGCACCTTCAAGTGCAAGTTCTGCGCCTTCTCCAAGGGTCCGCTGTCGCTCAACCTGCGGGGCACGCCGTACCTGCTGGAGCTGAGTGACATCACCGATCGGGTGGTCGAGGCCGAGGAGCGCGGCGCCACCGAGGTGTGCCTGCAAGGCGGCATCCACCCGAGCTTCGACGGCGACTACTACCTCGAGGTCATCAAAGCGGTGCGGGCGGCGTCGCCCACCATCCACATCCACGGCTTCACCGCGCTGGAGGTGACCGAGGGGGCCAAGCGCCTGGGCGAGCCGCTGGCCGACTACCTGCGCCGGCTCATGGACGCCGGGCTCAAGACGTTGCCGGGCACCGCCGCCGAGATCCTCGACGACGAGATCCGCGCCGTCCTGTGCCCCGACAAGATCGACACGCAGGAGTGGCTCGACGCCCACCGCACGGCGCACTCGGTGGGCCTACGGAGCAACATCACGATCATGTTCGGCTCCATCGAACAACCCGTGCACTGGGCCCGCCACATGGTGCGCACCCGCGACCTGCAGAAGGAGACGGGCGGGTTCACCGAGTTCGTGCCGCTGCCCTTCGTACACATGGCCTCGCCCATCTACCTGCAACGCAAGTCACGCCGCGGCCCCACGTTCCGGGAGACGTTGCTCATGCACGCGGTGGCCCGCATCGCCTACGACGGTTGGGTGCCCAACATCCAGGTGTCGTGGGTGAAGACGGGTGCCACAGGCGCGCAGCAGGTGCTGCGGGCGGGAGCCAACGACCTGGGCGGCACGCTCATGGACGAGAACATCTCCCGGGCCGCGGGCGCCGCCCATGGCCAGTTGATGGACGAGGACGGCTTCCGCTCCATCGTCGAGCCGTTGGGCCGTACGCTCGAACAGCGCACCACCCTCTACGGCCGGGTGGCGGCCACGGCGTGA
- a CDS encoding oxygenase MpaB family protein — MFAPDSVVRRVDGERVLLLGGGRALLMQLAHPLVARGVAEHSGFKEDPFARLRRTLEASYTISFGTVEQAERIAAVVRTVHDRVRGEGYEANDPALLMWVHATLIDTALRVYGRFHGRLSAADAERYYQESTRKAELLGCSRAEQPDDLAAFKRYVRHMVATLTVSDQARRLGRAIVTPKVPVVGRVGRDLTAGLLPAPLRRQYGLPWHPVQDAALEAAALASRLTLPWMPATLRRAG; from the coding sequence ATGTTCGCCCCCGACTCGGTGGTTCGGCGGGTCGACGGCGAACGCGTGCTGCTGCTGGGCGGCGGCCGGGCCTTGTTGATGCAGCTGGCCCATCCCTTGGTGGCCCGGGGCGTGGCCGAGCACAGCGGCTTCAAGGAAGACCCGTTCGCCCGCCTGCGGCGCACGTTGGAGGCCAGCTACACCATCAGCTTCGGCACGGTGGAACAGGCCGAGCGCATTGCCGCGGTCGTGCGCACGGTGCACGACCGGGTGCGGGGCGAGGGCTACGAAGCCAACGACCCCGCGTTGCTCATGTGGGTGCACGCCACCCTGATCGACACCGCCCTGCGGGTGTACGGCCGCTTCCACGGGCGCCTCTCGGCCGCCGATGCCGAGCGCTACTACCAGGAGTCGACCCGCAAGGCCGAGCTCCTGGGCTGCTCCCGAGCGGAGCAGCCCGACGACCTGGCCGCCTTCAAGCGCTACGTGCGCCACATGGTGGCGACACTGACGGTCAGCGACCAGGCCCGCCGCCTGGGCCGGGCCATCGTCACGCCCAAGGTCCCCGTTGTCGGCCGCGTCGGCCGCGACCTCACGGCGGGACTGCTGCCCGCTCCCCTGCGCCGCCAGTACGGCCTGCCCTGGCACCCGGTGCAGGACGCCGCCCTGGAAGCGGCCGCCCTGGCCAGCCGCCTCACCCTCCCCTGGATGCCGGCGACCCTCCGCCGCGCCGGCTGA
- a CDS encoding TIGR00730 family Rossman fold protein translates to MSDRLPRYRTGDDALDAKLVELLDAAGAERDRDQLFEILVTGLRLATDDVARLDLKIVNAALKEMREAFKVFAPYRDVPKVTMFGSARTLPEDPLYAQARDLAAALAARHWMVVTGAGPGIMAAGLEGAGREASIGVNIRLPFEQGANEFILGDPKLVEMKYFFTRKLMLVKESDGFVALPGGFGTLDEALELLTLVQTGKADPVPIVLLEVPGGTYWQAFQRFMDQEVGERGLISADDRDLYFITDDVQEAADEILGFYRNYHSRRFVRDELVIRLRAQPTDEEVAVLDEEFADICTEGGFRATAALPPEVSTHDHVELPRIAFKFDLMHHGRLRQLIDRVNRFSSAPPPGSMPER, encoded by the coding sequence ATGAGCGACCGCCTCCCCCGTTACCGCACGGGCGACGACGCCCTCGACGCCAAGCTGGTCGAACTGCTCGATGCCGCGGGCGCCGAGCGCGACCGCGACCAGCTGTTCGAGATCCTGGTGACCGGGCTGCGCCTGGCCACCGACGACGTCGCCCGCCTCGACCTCAAGATCGTCAACGCCGCCCTCAAGGAGATGCGCGAGGCGTTCAAGGTCTTCGCCCCCTACCGCGACGTCCCCAAGGTCACCATGTTCGGCTCGGCCCGCACCCTGCCCGAGGACCCGCTGTACGCCCAGGCCCGCGACCTGGCCGCCGCCCTGGCCGCCCGCCACTGGATGGTGGTCACCGGCGCAGGCCCGGGCATCATGGCGGCGGGCCTGGAAGGGGCCGGCCGCGAAGCCTCCATCGGCGTCAACATTCGCCTCCCCTTCGAGCAAGGGGCCAACGAGTTCATCCTGGGCGACCCCAAGCTCGTGGAGATGAAGTACTTCTTCACCCGCAAGCTCATGCTGGTCAAGGAGTCCGACGGCTTCGTCGCCCTGCCCGGCGGGTTCGGCACCCTCGACGAGGCGCTCGAACTGCTCACCCTGGTGCAGACGGGCAAGGCCGATCCCGTGCCGATCGTCCTGCTCGAAGTCCCGGGCGGCACCTACTGGCAGGCGTTCCAGCGGTTCATGGACCAAGAGGTGGGTGAACGGGGGCTCATCTCGGCCGACGACCGCGACCTGTACTTCATCACCGACGACGTGCAGGAAGCGGCCGACGAAATCCTCGGCTTCTACCGCAACTACCACTCCCGTCGCTTCGTGCGCGACGAGTTGGTCATCCGCCTTCGGGCCCAGCCCACCGACGAAGAAGTCGCCGTCCTCGACGAGGAGTTCGCCGACATCTGCACGGAAGGCGGCTTTCGCGCCACAGCCGCGCTGCCCCCCGAGGTGTCGACGCACGACCACGTCGAACTCCCCCGCATCGCCTTCAAGTTCGACCTCATGCACCACGGGCGGCTGCGCCAGCTCATCGACCGTGTCAATCGATTCTCAAGTGCGCCGCCGCCAGGGTCGATGCCTGAACGGTGA
- a CDS encoding EAL domain-containing protein: protein MRALQAADVPLERNGRPRVAHVLSLSGVRRYVHAVTAVGSAVLVLGAWRGFSQPVSPHLGPLLVFAAFVLLGDLRPIRIPRRDEQEEIVTSATFTFAILLTAGLGPALVVRTLAALVPALLRRKPWWKSFFNVSQYALSLSASALALQLLVDVPRTTTTAFLPADLLGILAAGVVYFVVNNAVTGVALALAQETPVLEYLRHDLLFQATIAAILLGLAPVVVVSAEFSLVLVPLFALPMVAVYSSASVSMERHQALHDALTNLPNRRLFRDRVHQAVINGKRTDVPAAVMILDLDRFKDVNDTLGHHIGDLLLQQVGARLQSTLREGDTIARLGGDEFAILLPTVAGEAAAAQVARKIVSVLEEPFVLKGWNFDIEASIGIALFPEHGHTVDTLMQRADVAMYVAKESRGGYEVYHADRDRHSPRRLALLGELRRGIEEGNLVVHYQPKADMRTGGIRGVEALVRWEHAEHGLVPPDEFIPLAEHTGLIRTLTLWVLDQSLAQCRAWQDDGLRLGVAVNLSVRNLYDPSFADEVAELLDKWGIESRMLELEITESVIMADPLRAMTVLARLSSLGVGLSLDDFGVGYSSLAYLKRLPVTEIKIDKSFVMNITSDESDALIVRSTIGLARSLGLRVVAEGVETEEAWARLVALGCDVAQGYYLCKPKPADELASWLASVPIAAEPSSPDPVGTLPSVEEVCLRLGEAQGARG, encoded by the coding sequence GTGCGCGCCCTGCAAGCGGCCGACGTTCCCTTGGAACGGAACGGGCGGCCGCGTGTCGCCCATGTGCTGTCGCTGTCGGGTGTGCGCCGTTACGTCCACGCGGTCACCGCGGTGGGATCGGCGGTGTTGGTCCTCGGCGCCTGGCGCGGGTTCTCGCAGCCGGTGTCGCCGCACCTCGGCCCGCTGCTGGTGTTCGCCGCCTTCGTCCTCCTCGGCGACTTGCGGCCCATCCGCATTCCCCGCCGTGACGAACAAGAGGAAATCGTCACCTCGGCGACGTTCACCTTCGCCATCCTGCTGACCGCGGGCCTTGGGCCCGCGCTGGTGGTGCGAACCCTCGCCGCGCTCGTCCCTGCGCTGCTGCGGCGCAAGCCGTGGTGGAAGTCGTTCTTCAACGTCTCGCAGTACGCGCTGTCGCTGTCGGCCTCGGCGCTGGCGTTGCAACTGCTGGTCGACGTGCCCCGCACGACGACGACAGCGTTCCTGCCCGCCGACCTGCTCGGCATCCTCGCCGCGGGCGTCGTCTACTTCGTGGTGAACAACGCCGTTACCGGCGTGGCGCTGGCCTTGGCCCAGGAGACACCGGTGCTGGAGTACCTGCGCCACGACTTGCTGTTCCAGGCCACCATCGCCGCCATCCTCCTCGGGCTGGCGCCCGTCGTGGTGGTGAGCGCCGAGTTCAGCCTGGTGCTGGTGCCGTTGTTCGCCCTGCCCATGGTGGCGGTGTACTCGTCGGCTTCGGTGTCGATGGAGCGCCACCAGGCGTTGCACGACGCGCTGACCAACCTGCCCAACCGGCGCCTGTTCCGCGACCGGGTGCACCAAGCGGTGATCAACGGCAAGCGCACCGACGTGCCCGCTGCGGTGATGATCCTCGACCTCGACCGGTTCAAGGACGTCAACGACACCTTGGGCCACCACATCGGCGACCTGTTGCTGCAGCAGGTGGGCGCCCGCCTGCAGTCGACGCTGCGAGAGGGCGACACCATCGCCCGCCTGGGCGGCGACGAGTTCGCCATCCTCCTGCCCACCGTGGCCGGCGAGGCCGCCGCTGCGCAGGTGGCCCGCAAGATCGTGAGCGTGCTGGAGGAGCCCTTCGTCCTCAAGGGGTGGAACTTCGACATCGAGGCCTCGATCGGCATCGCCCTGTTCCCCGAGCACGGGCACACGGTCGACACCCTCATGCAGCGGGCCGACGTGGCCATGTACGTGGCCAAGGAGAGCCGGGGCGGCTACGAGGTGTACCACGCCGACCGCGACCGCCACAGCCCGCGGCGCTTGGCCTTGCTGGGCGAGCTGCGGCGGGGGATCGAAGAGGGCAACCTCGTCGTGCACTACCAGCCCAAGGCCGACATGCGCACCGGCGGCATCCGGGGCGTGGAGGCGCTGGTGCGCTGGGAGCATGCCGAACACGGGCTCGTCCCGCCCGACGAGTTCATCCCCTTGGCCGAGCACACCGGGCTGATCCGCACGCTCACCCTGTGGGTGCTCGACCAGTCGCTGGCCCAGTGCCGGGCGTGGCAGGACGACGGGTTGCGCCTGGGGGTGGCCGTCAACCTGTCGGTGCGCAACCTCTACGACCCCTCGTTCGCCGACGAGGTGGCCGAGCTGCTCGACAAGTGGGGCATCGAATCCCGCATGCTGGAGTTGGAGATCACCGAGAGCGTGATCATGGCCGACCCGCTGCGGGCCATGACGGTGCTGGCTCGGCTGTCGTCGCTCGGGGTGGGGCTGTCGCTCGACGACTTCGGCGTGGGTTACTCGTCGCTGGCGTACCTCAAGCGGCTGCCGGTGACCGAGATCAAGATCGACAAGTCGTTCGTGATGAACATCACGTCCGACGAAAGCGACGCCCTCATCGTGCGCTCGACCATCGGGCTGGCCCGGTCGTTGGGGCTGCGGGTCGTCGCCGAGGGCGTGGAGACCGAAGAGGCGTGGGCCCGTCTGGTGGCGCTGGGCTGCGACGTCGCCCAGGGCTACTACCTGTGCAAGCCCAAGCCCGCCGACGAGCTGGCGTCGTGGCTGGCGTCGGTACCCATCGCCGCCGAGCCCTCGTCGCCCGACCCGGTGGGCACGTTGCCCAGCGTCGAGGAAGTCTGCCTCCGACTGGGCGAAGCCCAGGGCGCCCGCGGCTGA
- a CDS encoding MFS transporter: MAVCILTVPLAGGRLLEFAGLRFRHPELLFAAFGVQFAIFKLWRHEPEWFDPLLYGGSYALGLAFLALNRKVPGLWLVAIGAACNAAAIAANGGVMPGSVDAFNAAGLVPSPDHFVNSRAVEGAHLLFLGDVFAVPDWLPIHNVFSLGDLLIVLGAFVGLHRISGSRLLPSGSGQFSELVHERNFMRLWLAQAVSNQGDWVYSLGVVASLAKQDAGAGTLAVLVVMQAAPRAVAGAFGGPLVDRLHRKQLMIVADLVRAGAVASLLLTDTPRLGHLYAVAACLGLFAALFQPSLQASIPNVVPPHRLVAANALVSVTFQLAVMVGPVVGALLVAHVGLGTAFAVNALSFVVSGVLVASMRLPDHRTTAPSSSPIEDLREGFRYVRSTPTVRGVLLVTGLVMFAAAIRGPLEPLFLLRVLDADIATLGLPAAIWGLGMLLGSSAAPAAARAWSRERLLTVSICVVGIAVLGASQVHVLSSLLCLWLLAGSGNAIGTVAYQSLLQQRTPDSLRGRTMAASEMVLDLAYLGGVSVAGWLGSQLGLRFALGVSGSIFLTAAVTSHLVLGSGHKAPASRLRTVPRPPLVPLARGDILAGPPPLDDQVVERLAGAQQ; the protein is encoded by the coding sequence ATGGCCGTGTGCATCTTGACGGTGCCGTTGGCCGGTGGACGCCTACTGGAGTTCGCAGGCCTGCGCTTCCGCCACCCCGAGCTCCTCTTCGCCGCCTTCGGCGTGCAGTTCGCCATCTTCAAGCTGTGGCGCCACGAGCCCGAGTGGTTCGACCCGCTGCTCTACGGCGGCTCCTACGCGCTCGGCCTTGCCTTCCTGGCCCTCAACCGCAAGGTGCCCGGCCTGTGGCTGGTAGCCATCGGGGCCGCCTGCAACGCCGCGGCCATCGCCGCCAACGGCGGCGTCATGCCCGGCTCGGTCGACGCCTTCAATGCCGCCGGGTTGGTCCCCTCGCCCGACCACTTCGTGAACTCCCGGGCGGTGGAAGGCGCCCACCTGCTGTTCCTGGGCGACGTGTTCGCCGTGCCCGACTGGCTACCCATCCACAACGTGTTCAGCCTGGGCGACCTGCTCATCGTGCTGGGGGCCTTCGTCGGGCTCCACCGCATCAGCGGGTCGCGGCTGCTGCCGTCAGGGAGCGGGCAGTTCAGCGAGCTGGTGCACGAGCGCAACTTCATGCGGCTGTGGCTGGCCCAGGCCGTGTCGAACCAGGGCGACTGGGTCTACTCGCTCGGTGTCGTCGCCAGCCTGGCCAAGCAGGACGCCGGGGCGGGCACGCTCGCTGTGCTCGTCGTCATGCAGGCTGCACCCCGGGCGGTGGCGGGCGCCTTCGGCGGGCCGTTGGTCGACCGCCTGCACCGTAAGCAGTTGATGATCGTGGCCGACTTGGTGCGAGCGGGCGCGGTGGCATCGCTGTTGCTCACCGACACACCGCGGCTGGGGCACCTCTACGCGGTGGCGGCCTGCCTCGGACTGTTCGCCGCCCTCTTCCAGCCGAGCCTGCAAGCCTCGATCCCCAACGTGGTGCCGCCCCATCGCCTGGTGGCAGCCAACGCGTTGGTGTCGGTCACCTTCCAGTTGGCGGTCATGGTCGGCCCGGTGGTGGGCGCGCTGCTGGTGGCCCACGTCGGGCTCGGCACCGCCTTCGCCGTGAACGCGCTGTCGTTCGTGGTGTCGGGGGTGCTGGTCGCCTCGATGCGCCTGCCCGACCACCGCACCACTGCGCCCAGTTCGTCGCCAATCGAAGACCTGCGCGAGGGGTTCCGGTACGTGCGCTCCACGCCGACCGTGCGCGGCGTGCTGCTCGTCACCGGCTTGGTCATGTTCGCCGCCGCCATCCGTGGCCCGCTGGAACCGCTGTTCCTGCTGCGGGTGCTCGACGCCGACATCGCCACCTTGGGACTGCCTGCGGCCATCTGGGGCCTGGGCATGCTGCTGGGCTCGTCGGCCGCGCCCGCCGCCGCTCGGGCCTGGTCGCGCGAACGGCTGCTCACCGTCAGCATCTGCGTGGTGGGCATCGCCGTGCTGGGGGCGTCGCAGGTGCACGTGCTGTCGTCGCTGCTGTGCCTGTGGCTGCTGGCCGGTTCCGGCAATGCCATCGGCACCGTCGCCTACCAGTCGCTGCTCCAGCAACGCACGCCCGACAGCTTGCGGGGCCGCACCATGGCGGCCTCGGAGATGGTGCTCGACCTCGCCTACCTGGGCGGCGTCTCGGTGGCCGGCTGGCTGGGCAGCCAACTCGGGCTGCGCTTCGCCCTGGGTGTGTCGGGCTCGATCTTCCTCACCGCGGCGGTGACCAGCCACCTGGTGCTGGGCAGTGGGCACAAGGCCCCCGCCTCGCGCCTGCGCACCGTGCCGCGGCCGCCGCTAGTACCGCTTGCGCGTGGTGACATCCTCGCCGGGCCGCCACCACTGGATGACCAGGTGGTCGAGCGGCTCGCCGGGGCGCAGCAATGA
- a CDS encoding pyridoxamine 5'-phosphate oxidase family protein — protein sequence MTSWADVEAAAPELAALVRARFEATGLAFLATLRTDGSPRITGVEPTFEDGELVLGMMAGSRKGADLRRDPRLALHAASVDKEVKDGDAKVAGRAVLVNDDPHDRWHVDITEVSLLRPGEPLDHLVIQWWRPGEDVTTRKRY from the coding sequence ATGACGAGTTGGGCTGACGTCGAGGCGGCTGCCCCCGAGCTCGCCGCCTTGGTGCGAGCGCGGTTCGAGGCCACCGGCCTCGCCTTCCTGGCCACCTTGCGCACGGACGGCTCGCCGCGCATCACCGGCGTCGAGCCCACCTTCGAGGACGGCGAGCTGGTGCTGGGCATGATGGCGGGCTCGCGCAAGGGAGCAGACCTCCGGCGCGACCCGCGGCTGGCGTTGCACGCAGCGAGCGTCGACAAAGAGGTCAAAGACGGTGACGCCAAGGTCGCCGGGCGAGCGGTGCTGGTGAACGACGATCCCCACGACCGGTGGCACGTCGACATCACCGAGGTGTCATTGCTGCGCCCCGGCGAGCCGCTCGACCACCTGGTCATCCAGTGGTGGCGGCCCGGCGAGGATGTCACCACGCGCAAGCGGTACTAG
- a CDS encoding heterodisulfide reductase-related iron-sulfur binding cluster: MKLRLDDADLASCVACGLCLPHCPTYRVTGDESASPRGRIGAMRAVQWDGAAPGAEFETYMDLCVQCRGCEVACPSSVPFGRLMEGAREAVGQPWWRRVAYAVLGYHRLLLALSTALAVAQRFGLVPRRFGLPRLPLRRPVLESSGTDVWLFTGCVMDAWMRDTHAAVKRVLEAAGAGVAVSEAACCGALHVHAGLKADARRLAERTMAAMPGEAPILVDSAGCGAALKDYGHLLGSKAAREFSARVLDVHEWLAPRVDKLPTGHFRRRVAVQDPCHLRHVQGAHDAVRMVLGLYAELAELDDDGLCCGAGGAYAAQHAEMAGAIRDRKVAAVQRTGAPVVASANPGCAMHLAAAGLTVRHPLEIVDEVLRNGR, translated from the coding sequence ATGAAGCTGCGCCTCGACGATGCCGACCTCGCCTCGTGCGTGGCCTGCGGGCTGTGCCTGCCGCACTGCCCGACCTACCGCGTCACCGGCGACGAGTCGGCATCGCCCCGCGGCCGGATCGGCGCCATGCGAGCGGTGCAGTGGGACGGCGCCGCGCCGGGCGCCGAGTTCGAGACGTATATGGACTTGTGCGTGCAGTGCCGGGGCTGCGAAGTGGCCTGCCCGTCGTCGGTGCCGTTCGGCAGGCTCATGGAAGGTGCTCGTGAGGCCGTCGGCCAGCCGTGGTGGCGGCGTGTGGCGTACGCCGTGCTGGGCTACCACCGGCTCCTCCTGGCCCTGAGCACGGCACTGGCCGTGGCCCAACGGTTCGGCCTGGTGCCTCGTCGCTTCGGCCTGCCCCGGCTCCCGCTCCGTCGGCCCGTGCTGGAATCCAGCGGCACCGACGTGTGGCTCTTTACCGGCTGCGTCATGGACGCCTGGATGCGCGACACCCACGCCGCGGTCAAGCGGGTGCTGGAGGCTGCGGGCGCGGGCGTCGCCGTCTCCGAGGCCGCCTGTTGCGGCGCCTTGCACGTGCACGCGGGCCTCAAGGCCGACGCCCGGCGCCTGGCCGAACGCACCATGGCGGCCATGCCCGGCGAGGCCCCGATCCTCGTCGACTCGGCGGGCTGCGGCGCCGCCCTGAAGGACTACGGGCACCTGCTGGGCAGCAAGGCGGCGCGGGAGTTCTCCGCTCGGGTGCTCGACGTGCACGAGTGGCTGGCACCTCGCGTCGACAAGCTGCCCACAGGCCACTTCCGCCGGCGGGTGGCCGTGCAGGACCCGTGCCACTTGCGCCATGTGCAGGGCGCCCACGACGCGGTGCGCATGGTGCTCGGCCTCTACGCCGAGCTGGCCGAGCTCGACGACGACGGCTTGTGCTGCGGCGCGGGCGGCGCCTACGCCGCGCAGCACGCGGAGATGGCGGGCGCCATCCGCGATCGCAAGGTGGCCGCCGTGCAGCGCACCGGCGCTCCCGTGGTGGCCTCGGCCAACCCCGGGTGTGCCATGCACCTGGCCGCCGCAGGCCTTACCGTCAGGCACCCGTTGGAGATCGTGGACGAGGTGCTGCGCAATGGCCGGTGA
- a CDS encoding FAD-binding protein, giving the protein MDLTAFAAEVGADGPVVPVGSRTQWDVGGAPDPDAREVKAPSGIVAYEPAEMTVRVRAGTTMAELDAALTEHGQMVPLDPRSADATVGGVLAVGQSGLRRLRYGPVRDTLLEARFVTADGRLVKAGGPVVKNVSGFDLCRLLVGSLGTIGVLAEVVLRVQPTPKASKWYRREGLVDHRTLHRPSAVLWDGGTSWVLLEGHPVDIALGWDEVEGPPALPRYRRSLRPSKLPMLTGRFVAELGVGTVHLHDPPPLAAPDRPDLHARVKELFDPTGRLNPGRRVA; this is encoded by the coding sequence ATGGATCTGACCGCCTTCGCCGCCGAGGTGGGCGCCGACGGCCCCGTCGTGCCCGTCGGGAGCCGCACCCAGTGGGACGTCGGCGGCGCGCCCGACCCCGACGCCCGGGAGGTCAAGGCGCCCTCAGGCATCGTCGCCTACGAGCCCGCCGAGATGACGGTGCGCGTGCGGGCGGGCACGACCATGGCAGAGCTCGACGCCGCGCTCACCGAGCACGGCCAGATGGTGCCGCTCGATCCCCGTTCCGCTGACGCCACCGTCGGCGGCGTGTTGGCAGTCGGGCAGTCGGGCCTGCGTCGCCTGCGGTACGGGCCGGTGCGCGACACCCTGCTCGAAGCCCGGTTCGTGACGGCCGACGGGCGGCTGGTGAAGGCGGGCGGTCCGGTGGTCAAGAACGTCAGCGGCTTCGACCTTTGCCGCCTGCTCGTCGGTTCGCTGGGAACCATCGGCGTGCTGGCCGAAGTGGTGCTGCGGGTGCAACCCACGCCCAAGGCATCGAAGTGGTACCGACGCGAGGGCCTGGTCGACCACCGCACGCTCCATCGCCCGTCCGCGGTGCTGTGGGACGGCGGCACCAGTTGGGTGCTGCTCGAAGGGCACCCGGTCGACATCGCCCTCGGATGGGACGAAGTCGAAGGACCACCGGCGCTGCCCCGCTACCGGCGCTCGCTGCGTCCGTCCAAGCTGCCCATGCTCACCGGCCGATTTGTCGCCGAGCTCGGCGTCGGCACCGTCCACCTGCACGACCCGCCACCGCTTGCCGCGCCCGACCGCCCCGACCTGCACGCCCGGGTGAAGGAACTGTTCGACCCCACGGGCCGGCTCAACCCGGGAAGGAGAGTGGCATGA